A genomic window from Candidatus Kouleothrix ribensis includes:
- a CDS encoding sugar ABC transporter permease, giving the protein MFIQNMQRVLRQNIREYGMFIALFAIMVYFAITTKGVFISSRNLSNLLNQTGYIAVLAIGMTLVIVIRHIDLSVGFLAGFLGAVAAIALVKWGLPVFVVLPLVLVLGAIAGLITAFPVAKLGIPSFVASLAGWLIYRGLLQLVTEGTGTIVIPNDIFNAIGNGFIPDLPIAILPETHKLTLLVGVLAIVLFILSELSRRRNQEAYNFEVLPMDIFVLKLVFISVMVAGITWVLANYNGLSWTLVIMLVVVGIYHFLTTRTVLGRHIYAVGGNPEAAELSGISVKRIIYLVFASMGMLSALSGILFASRLKSATTTAGTLFELDAIAAAYVGGVSAAGGVGRVTGSIIGALVMTSLTSGMNLMGVGIAYQYIVRGAVLAVAVIFDVYTRRTSR; this is encoded by the coding sequence ATGTTCATCCAGAATATGCAGCGGGTACTGCGCCAGAACATCCGCGAATATGGCATGTTCATCGCGCTGTTCGCGATCATGGTCTACTTCGCGATCACCACCAAAGGCGTGTTTATCTCGTCGCGCAACCTGAGCAACCTGCTGAACCAGACCGGCTACATCGCGGTGCTGGCGATCGGCATGACCCTGGTGATCGTCATTCGGCATATCGACCTATCGGTGGGCTTTCTGGCCGGCTTTCTGGGCGCAGTCGCGGCGATTGCGCTGGTTAAGTGGGGGCTGCCGGTATTCGTGGTGCTGCCGCTGGTGCTGGTGTTAGGGGCGATCGCCGGCCTGATCACGGCCTTCCCGGTGGCAAAGCTGGGCATCCCCTCGTTCGTGGCCTCGCTGGCCGGCTGGCTGATCTACCGTGGGTTGTTACAGCTGGTAACCGAGGGCACCGGCACAATCGTGATCCCGAACGATATCTTTAATGCGATCGGCAATGGCTTCATTCCCGATCTTCCGATCGCGATCCTGCCCGAGACGCATAAGCTGACGCTGCTGGTGGGGGTGCTGGCGATTGTGCTGTTCATCCTGAGCGAGCTCAGCCGGCGGCGCAATCAGGAGGCGTATAACTTCGAAGTCTTGCCAATGGATATCTTCGTGCTCAAGCTGGTGTTCATCTCGGTGATGGTGGCGGGTATCACCTGGGTGCTGGCGAACTACAATGGGCTGTCGTGGACGCTGGTGATCATGCTGGTGGTGGTGGGGATCTACCATTTCCTCACGACGCGGACGGTGCTTGGACGGCATATCTACGCGGTGGGCGGCAACCCCGAGGCGGCCGAGCTGAGCGGTATCAGCGTGAAGCGGATCATTTACCTGGTGTTTGCCTCGATGGGCATGCTCTCGGCGCTCTCGGGCATCCTGTTCGCATCGCGCCTGAAGTCGGCTACTACCACCGCCGGCACGCTGTTCGAGCTCGACGCCATCGCGGCCGCGTATGTCGGCGGTGTCTCGGCAGCCGGCGGCGTCGGCCGGGTCACCGGCTCGATCATCGGCGCGCTGGTGATGACATCGCTGACCAGTGGCATGAACCTGATGGGCGTTGGCATCGCCTACCAGTACATCGTGCGCGGCGCAGTGCTGGCAGTGGCGGTGATCTTCGACGTGTATACGCGCCGAACTAGCCGATAG
- a CDS encoding putative maltokinase: MTKALTELAAAGGWEALFEPEGWPVLAPALLGYMRLRRWFSGKARQVGTAQIQAMLPLEYAGRPAYLALVRVAYADGGAETYVLPLAHAAAARLPELPPHALVARVGTGTLFDPIYDAAFCGALLDLIASRARIVAGAGELLAETTREFARLRGPAGDRLVPKVSTAEQSNSSIIFGERLIMKLFRRIEPGLNPDIEIGRFLTEHSPFAHIPPLAGTLEYRRGGEHMSMALLQGLVPNRGDAWYYTLDTIAATFQRLLALPGGLREPPAAGRALLDDTSQALPAEAAALLGEYRGAAELLGQRTGELHLALASATGLADFALEPFTPAYQAAVYRSMEARARESFGLLRAGVGGLPAALRPAAQQVLDAEPRVFALLQAALARPIGAQRMRIHGDYHLGQVLYTGGDFFIIDFEGEPARPLSERRLKSSALQDVAGMLRSFHYAPYAVLFGQAPGVSFGAEAAAALARWAHAWQHWACVAFLRSYLAVVGHAPFLPGARAELQPLLEAYLLDKAVYELRYELNNRPAWAGIPIEGVLGLL, translated from the coding sequence ATGACTAAAGCACTCACCGAGCTGGCTGCCGCAGGCGGCTGGGAGGCACTATTCGAGCCGGAGGGTTGGCCGGTGCTCGCGCCGGCCCTGCTCGGTTATATGCGCCTGCGGCGCTGGTTCAGCGGCAAGGCCCGCCAGGTCGGCACCGCCCAGATCCAGGCTATGCTGCCGCTCGAGTACGCCGGCCGGCCGGCCTACCTGGCGCTGGTGCGCGTGGCCTACGCCGACGGCGGCGCCGAGACGTACGTGCTGCCGCTGGCGCATGCCGCTGCCGCGCGCCTGCCCGAGCTGCCGCCACACGCGCTGGTGGCGCGCGTGGGCACCGGCACGCTGTTCGACCCGATCTACGACGCGGCGTTCTGCGGCGCGCTGCTCGACCTGATCGCCAGCCGCGCGCGTATTGTCGCCGGCGCGGGCGAGTTGCTGGCTGAGACAACCCGCGAGTTCGCGCGGCTGCGCGGCCCGGCCGGCGATCGGCTCGTGCCCAAGGTCAGCACTGCCGAGCAGAGCAACAGCTCGATCATCTTCGGCGAGCGCCTGATCATGAAGCTATTTCGCCGGATCGAGCCGGGCCTCAACCCCGATATCGAGATCGGCCGCTTCCTGACCGAGCACAGCCCATTTGCGCATATCCCGCCGCTGGCCGGCACGCTCGAGTATCGGCGCGGCGGCGAGCACATGAGCATGGCGCTGCTACAGGGCCTGGTACCCAACCGCGGCGACGCCTGGTATTACACGCTCGATACGATCGCCGCGACCTTCCAGCGCCTGCTGGCGCTGCCCGGCGGGCTACGCGAGCCGCCCGCCGCTGGCCGGGCGCTGCTCGACGACACGAGCCAGGCGCTGCCTGCCGAGGCAGCCGCGCTGCTGGGCGAGTATCGCGGCGCGGCCGAGCTGCTGGGGCAGCGCACCGGCGAGCTACACCTGGCACTGGCCAGTGCCACCGGCCTGGCCGACTTTGCGCTCGAGCCGTTCACACCCGCGTACCAGGCGGCGGTGTATCGCTCGATGGAGGCGCGCGCACGCGAGTCGTTCGGGCTGCTGCGCGCGGGGGTTGGCGGCCTGCCGGCCGCGCTGCGCCCGGCCGCCCAGCAGGTGCTGGATGCCGAGCCGCGCGTGTTTGCGCTGCTGCAGGCTGCGCTGGCGCGGCCGATCGGCGCGCAGCGCATGCGCATCCATGGCGATTATCATCTCGGGCAGGTGCTCTACACCGGCGGCGATTTCTTCATCATCGACTTCGAGGGCGAGCCGGCCCGGCCGCTGAGCGAGCGCCGGCTGAAGAGCAGCGCGCTACAGGATGTAGCCGGCATGCTGCGCTCGTTCCACTACGCGCCGTACGCCGTGCTGTTCGGCCAGGCGCCGGGCGTGTCGTTCGGCGCGGAAGCCGCCGCCGCGCTGGCGCGCTGGGCGCACGCCTGGCAGCACTGGGCCTGTGTGGCGTTCTTGCGCAGCTACCTGGCCGTGGTTGGCCACGCGCCGTTTCTGCCGGGCGCGCGCGCCGAGCTACAGCCACTGCTCGAAGCCTACCTGCTCGACAAGGCGGTGTACGAGCTGCGCTACGAGCTGAACAACCGCCCGGCATGGGCCGGCATCCCGATCGAGGGTGTGCTGGGGCTGCTGTGA
- a CDS encoding arginine decarboxylase, with amino-acid sequence MGTYREYLEHQLDGAGRLNDFISLHGDRLIVADALDLLALVEQYGAPLEVAFCPLITRRIGAMQAHFAAARATTGYGGEFVYAYATKANFAEEVVRTAIAAGAHYETSSAFDVRIAERLWRGGVLPGDRFIFCNGSKEPAYIQAILDLRRAGFAGIVPILDDLDEFAALAGCPEPLLLGVRERKDPGDLAEGLTYGYDRFGLTPAELVTLAERVAGTHHRIGVYHAMVGSQLEDPAFWATELIESLEGYARLQAHAPGLAYFNFGGGMPTGAYTLGFNFDYQAFAERLQRAVAGWCDARALPHPHLIGEFGRYSVADHSLHIFQVGRVKPGHAGRPPWYLVNGSLMVALPDILIVAGQHFICLPLNHMAAEAGPVVLGGRRTCDSDDFYPRGDIELVLPLPMIAPGSASAAAPLLIAFFGTGGYQAMLAGEGGAHHCLAPEAPKLIIEARDGTLASRLVGEQSWEDVLNELGYR; translated from the coding sequence ATGGGCACGTATCGTGAGTATCTCGAGCACCAGCTGGATGGGGCCGGCCGGCTCAACGACTTCATCAGCCTGCATGGCGATCGGCTGATCGTCGCGGACGCGCTCGATCTACTCGCGCTGGTTGAGCAGTATGGCGCGCCGCTCGAGGTGGCGTTCTGCCCGCTGATCACCCGCCGCATCGGCGCGATGCAGGCCCATTTTGCGGCGGCGCGCGCCACCACCGGCTACGGCGGCGAGTTCGTGTATGCCTACGCCACCAAGGCCAACTTCGCCGAGGAGGTGGTGCGCACGGCGATTGCCGCCGGCGCCCACTACGAGACCTCATCGGCCTTCGATGTGCGGATTGCCGAGCGGCTCTGGCGCGGCGGCGTGCTGCCCGGCGACCGCTTCATTTTCTGCAATGGCTCGAAAGAGCCGGCCTATATCCAGGCGATCCTCGATCTGCGCCGGGCCGGCTTCGCCGGCATCGTGCCGATCCTCGACGACCTCGACGAGTTTGCGGCGCTGGCCGGCTGCCCCGAGCCGCTGCTGCTGGGCGTGCGCGAGCGTAAAGATCCCGGCGACCTGGCCGAGGGCCTGACCTACGGCTACGACCGCTTCGGCCTGACGCCGGCCGAGCTGGTGACGCTGGCCGAGCGTGTGGCCGGCACACACCATCGCATCGGCGTGTATCACGCCATGGTCGGCAGCCAGCTCGAAGACCCGGCGTTCTGGGCCACCGAGCTGATCGAGTCGCTCGAGGGCTACGCGCGCCTGCAGGCCCACGCGCCCGGCCTGGCCTATTTCAACTTTGGCGGCGGCATGCCCACTGGCGCCTACACGCTGGGCTTCAACTTCGACTACCAGGCCTTCGCCGAGCGGCTACAGCGCGCGGTGGCCGGCTGGTGCGACGCGCGCGCCCTGCCGCACCCGCACCTGATTGGCGAGTTTGGGCGCTATAGTGTGGCCGACCATAGCCTGCACATCTTTCAGGTTGGGCGAGTTAAGCCCGGCCATGCCGGCCGGCCGCCCTGGTACCTGGTCAACGGCAGCCTGATGGTCGCGCTGCCCGACATCCTGATCGTCGCGGGGCAGCACTTCATCTGCCTGCCGCTCAACCACATGGCCGCCGAGGCCGGGCCGGTGGTGCTGGGCGGCCGGCGCACCTGCGACTCCGACGATTTCTACCCGCGTGGCGATATCGAGCTGGTGTTGCCGCTGCCGATGATCGCGCCTGGCTCAGCTTCCGCAGCCGCGCCGCTGCTGATCGCCTTCTTCGGCACCGGCGGCTACCAGGCCATGCTGGCGGGCGAAGGTGGGGCGCACCACTGCCTGGCGCCCGAGGCGCCCAAGCTGATCATCGAAGCGCGCGACGGCACGCTGGCCAGCCGCCTGGTCGGCGAGCAAAGCTGGGAAGATGTGCTGAACGAGCTGGGCTATCGCTAG
- a CDS encoding ATP-binding cassette domain-containing protein, with product MNTPLLEMKNITKEFPGVKALKDVSFRVAQGEIHCLVGENGAGKSTLMKVLSGVYPHGDYSGDILFGGQIQHFRGIRDSEHAGIAIIYQELALVPEMTVYENIFLGNEIRNGFMVDWNETIKRSGEMLAKVRLNVNPAAKVKDLGIGKQQLVEIAKALSREVKLLILDEPTAALNEDDSANLLNLMRGLRDQGVTCILISHKLKEVIEIADKVTVLRDGQTICTLDAHKGEVSEGALIKHMVGREIENIYPPRANKQIGDIVLEAKGWNAYDPSLGRTILRDVAFNVRKGEIVGFAGLMGSGRTELALSIFGNPAGYQTQGELFVKGQKCDFHQPREAIEAGIAYVTEDRKGNGLILIQDVKNNITLANLTAISQRSVIDNNAEIKVSNEYKTSLNIKTPSVEQRVSNLSGGNQQKVCLGKWLFVEPDLLILDEPTRGIDVGAKFEIYTLMNRLVQQGMSIIMISSELPEVLGMSDRVYIVSSGRITGELPIAEATQEKIMQLATN from the coding sequence ATGAACACTCCACTGCTGGAGATGAAGAATATCACCAAGGAGTTCCCCGGCGTGAAAGCGCTCAAAGACGTGAGCTTTCGCGTCGCGCAAGGGGAAATCCACTGCCTGGTCGGTGAGAATGGCGCGGGTAAATCGACACTCATGAAGGTGCTGAGCGGCGTATACCCGCACGGCGACTACAGCGGCGACATCCTGTTTGGCGGCCAGATCCAGCACTTCCGCGGCATCCGCGACAGCGAGCACGCCGGCATTGCGATCATCTACCAGGAGCTGGCACTGGTGCCCGAGATGACCGTGTACGAGAATATCTTCCTGGGCAACGAGATTCGCAACGGCTTTATGGTCGATTGGAACGAGACGATCAAGCGCTCGGGCGAGATGCTGGCCAAGGTGCGGCTCAACGTCAACCCGGCGGCCAAAGTCAAAGATCTGGGCATCGGCAAGCAACAGCTGGTCGAAATCGCCAAGGCGCTCAGCCGCGAGGTCAAACTACTGATCCTCGATGAGCCAACTGCCGCCTTGAACGAGGACGACAGCGCCAACCTGCTGAACCTGATGCGCGGCCTGCGCGATCAGGGCGTAACCTGCATCTTGATCTCGCATAAGCTCAAGGAAGTGATCGAGATCGCCGACAAAGTGACGGTGCTGCGCGACGGCCAGACGATCTGCACACTTGATGCGCACAAGGGCGAGGTGAGCGAAGGCGCGCTGATCAAGCATATGGTTGGGCGCGAGATCGAAAATATCTACCCGCCGCGCGCGAACAAGCAGATCGGCGACATTGTGCTCGAGGCCAAAGGCTGGAATGCCTATGACCCATCGTTGGGCCGCACGATCCTGCGCGATGTCGCCTTTAACGTTCGCAAAGGCGAGATCGTCGGCTTTGCCGGGCTGATGGGCTCGGGCCGCACCGAACTGGCGCTGAGCATCTTCGGCAACCCGGCCGGCTATCAAACCCAGGGCGAGCTGTTCGTGAAAGGCCAGAAATGCGATTTCCACCAGCCCAGAGAGGCGATCGAAGCCGGCATAGCGTATGTGACCGAGGATCGCAAGGGCAATGGGCTGATTCTGATCCAGGATGTCAAGAACAACATCACGCTGGCTAATCTCACAGCGATCTCACAGCGCAGCGTGATCGACAACAACGCCGAGATCAAGGTTTCGAACGAGTACAAAACCTCGCTGAATATCAAGACGCCCAGCGTCGAGCAGCGCGTCTCGAACCTGAGCGGCGGCAACCAGCAGAAGGTCTGCCTGGGTAAATGGCTGTTCGTCGAGCCCGATCTGCTGATCCTCGACGAGCCGACCCGCGGCATCGACGTAGGGGCCAAGTTCGAAATCTACACACTTATGAACCGCCTGGTTCAGCAGGGCATGAGCATTATTATGATCTCATCCGAGCTGCCCGAGGTGCTGGGCATGAGCGACCGGGTGTATATCGTATCCTCCGGGCGGATCACCGGCGAGCTGCCGATCGCCGAGGCGACCCAGGAGAAAATCATGCAGCTCGCCACCAACTGA
- a CDS encoding sugar-binding protein, with translation MGRWGEGERGRGGDGERGRGGDGETGRPCLVSRVSRLVSRVSCLVSRASGSRASGSRVARITVLLALALLVLAACQAAASPSARKKLTIAWVHKSLGNPVFNLGRSGAQQKARELSASGPFDVEVLPVGPVAADAAEQARMIDDLIARKVDGIAISCNDPTACIVPIDRAVTAGIAVMTWDSDSPQSRRFTFLSIDNYTAGQTAADMLARAIGGRGKVALLTGVPGALNLDQRVRGFKDRLAAYPQMQVVATIASNEDINLGVQGVEETMQAHPDLRGWFFAGMWPLFADRGAMPLWEQSSRSGSLKTVAFDTLPVELDLLRAGYLEALIGQKYWNWGYESVQMVYDYIVTGTRYPSFIDTGVDIVTRNNVDAMARAWQTNDFSVRLPAP, from the coding sequence ATGGGGAGATGGGGAGAGGGGGAGAGGGGGAGAGGGGGAGACGGGGAGAGGGGGAGAGGGGGAGACGGGGAGACGGGGAGACCATGTCTCGTATCTCGCGTCTCGCGTCTCGTGTCTCGCGTCTCGTGTCTCGTGTCTCGTGCCTCCGGGTCTCGCGCCTCCGGGTCTCGGGTCGCACGCATCACTGTGCTGCTGGCGCTGGCGCTGCTGGTGCTGGCGGCCTGCCAGGCTGCGGCCAGCCCCTCGGCGCGCAAGAAGCTGACGATCGCCTGGGTGCATAAGTCGCTCGGTAACCCGGTGTTCAACCTGGGCCGCAGCGGCGCGCAGCAGAAGGCCCGCGAGCTGAGCGCCAGCGGCCCGTTCGATGTCGAAGTGCTGCCAGTCGGGCCGGTGGCGGCCGACGCGGCCGAGCAGGCGCGCATGATCGACGACCTGATCGCCCGTAAGGTCGATGGCATCGCGATCTCGTGCAACGACCCGACCGCCTGCATCGTGCCGATCGATCGCGCGGTGACGGCCGGCATCGCGGTGATGACCTGGGATTCGGACTCGCCGCAGAGCCGGCGCTTCACATTCCTCAGCATCGACAACTACACGGCCGGGCAGACCGCCGCCGACATGCTGGCGCGTGCGATCGGCGGGCGCGGCAAGGTGGCGCTGCTCACCGGCGTGCCGGGTGCGCTGAACCTCGACCAGCGCGTGCGCGGCTTCAAGGATCGGCTGGCGGCCTACCCCCAGATGCAAGTGGTCGCGACGATCGCCAGCAATGAAGATATCAACCTGGGTGTGCAGGGTGTCGAGGAGACCATGCAGGCGCACCCGGATCTGCGCGGCTGGTTCTTCGCCGGCATGTGGCCGCTGTTTGCCGATCGCGGCGCCATGCCGCTGTGGGAACAATCCAGCCGCAGCGGCAGCCTCAAAACGGTGGCCTTCGACACACTGCCGGTTGAACTCGACCTGCTGCGCGCCGGCTATCTCGAAGCGCTGATCGGCCAGAAATACTGGAATTGGGGCTACGAGTCGGTGCAGATGGTGTACGATTACATCGTCACCGGCACGCGCTACCCATCCTTTATCGATACCGGTGTCGATATTGTGACGCGCAATAATGTTGATGCGATGGCGCGCGCCTGGCAGACCAACGACTTCAGCGTGCGGCTGCCCGCCCCATAG
- a CDS encoding ABC transporter permease — protein sequence MGRGWQSLIHRQELVVFLLLLLFGIILSFSTSTFFTSTNLLNVALGFSWYAIAAFGAMMVIIVGGIDLSVGAVMALAGMVSALALKAGLPLAVALVCGALCGALVGLTNGLLVGRTGLPPFMVTLGTMGITRGIVLSLTSGAPALDLLPAFRYIGQADLALGALLIPLPVAWMVLLAVLVSLLLHQTVLGRYIYTVGRSERALRIAGVSPVRLKTGVYALSGVLAACAGMIMTARLGVAAPMAASGYELDIIAAAVIGGASLFGGEGTVTGVILGAALIQVIRNGVVLLGLTNQNQWQFVTIGAMILFVLLLDYWRRRRV from the coding sequence ATGGGCCGCGGCTGGCAATCGCTGATCCACCGCCAGGAGCTCGTGGTATTTTTACTGCTGCTGCTGTTTGGGATCATCCTTAGCTTTAGCACCAGCACATTCTTCACCAGCACCAACCTGCTGAACGTCGCGCTGGGCTTCTCGTGGTATGCCATCGCCGCGTTCGGCGCGATGATGGTGATTATCGTCGGCGGGATCGACCTGTCGGTCGGCGCGGTAATGGCGCTGGCCGGTATGGTGAGCGCGCTGGCGCTGAAGGCAGGCCTGCCGCTGGCGGTGGCGCTGGTGTGCGGCGCATTGTGCGGCGCGCTGGTGGGGCTGACGAATGGGCTGCTGGTGGGCCGCACCGGGCTGCCACCGTTTATGGTGACGCTTGGCACCATGGGCATTACGCGCGGGATCGTGCTGAGCCTCACCAGCGGCGCGCCAGCCCTGGATCTGTTACCCGCGTTTCGCTACATCGGCCAGGCCGACCTGGCGCTCGGCGCGCTGTTGATCCCGCTGCCGGTGGCCTGGATGGTGCTGCTGGCGGTGCTGGTGAGCCTGCTGCTGCACCAGACTGTGCTGGGCCGGTATATTTACACCGTCGGCCGCAGCGAGCGCGCCCTGCGAATCGCCGGGGTGTCGCCGGTGCGCCTGAAGACCGGCGTGTACGCGCTGAGTGGCGTGCTGGCGGCCTGCGCCGGTATGATCATGACCGCGCGATTGGGCGTGGCCGCGCCAATGGCCGCCTCGGGCTACGAGCTCGACATCATCGCGGCGGCGGTGATTGGCGGGGCCAGCCTGTTTGGCGGCGAGGGCACCGTCACCGGCGTGATCCTGGGCGCCGCGCTGATCCAGGTCATCCGCAATGGCGTGGTGCTGCTCGGCCTGACCAACCAGAACCAGTGGCAGTTCGTGACGATCGGCGCGATGATCCTGTTCGTGCTGCTGCTCGACTACTGGCGCCGGCGGCGGGTGTAG
- a CDS encoding ATP-binding cassette domain-containing protein — protein MEPLLRCINLSKSFGALPVLRQLSFDVAPGEVVGLAGRSGAGKSVLAMLLAGVELPSDGDVYLAGRRLRWPVHARAAGIAVIHQHPELADQLDITSNMFLGYELGWPAGGGWLKFPYRRRMDQRAAAILDQLDIEVGSLRQKVGNLSSEQRQMIAIARALVQPARLVVLDEPTMPLGYGHQQKLLEMIRAWQQQGVAVIFASNNLDHLFAVADRIAVLRQGRCVADYRTDVTGREEVVSALVGTTDRQQLTPIIWALDSYYRAREQAEKLGHQQTLLEQNLAAQDSLNRQLIDKLAEQVSALDRANLALQDAQRRLLTEREQERKSLARELHDQVIQDLLSVNYQLEEIEAEAAQISAADELAEVRTSIRALVDDVRRICGNLRPPTIDSLGLGAALQSYTRDWSTRTGVGVSLDLDAQLGRLPEAIELSIFRIVQEGLSNVRKHARASAVRISLKHTSPRALLISIADNGRGLPSGFDLATLAAAGHYGMLGISERVALLEGRLHLQNQAGGGALLQVEIPHPRVEVRVATLDR, from the coding sequence ATGGAACCCTTATTGCGTTGCATCAACCTCTCGAAGAGCTTTGGCGCCCTGCCGGTGCTGCGCCAGCTGAGCTTCGACGTGGCGCCTGGCGAGGTCGTCGGGCTGGCCGGCCGTAGCGGCGCCGGTAAGTCGGTGCTGGCCATGCTGCTGGCCGGTGTCGAGCTGCCCAGCGATGGCGATGTGTACCTCGCCGGCCGCCGCCTGCGCTGGCCGGTACACGCGCGCGCCGCCGGCATTGCGGTGATCCACCAGCATCCCGAGCTGGCCGATCAGCTCGACATAACATCGAATATGTTTCTGGGATACGAGCTAGGCTGGCCGGCCGGCGGCGGCTGGCTCAAGTTCCCATACCGCCGGCGCATGGATCAGCGCGCCGCCGCGATTCTCGATCAGCTCGACATCGAGGTTGGTTCGTTGCGCCAGAAGGTCGGCAACCTCTCGAGCGAGCAGCGCCAGATGATCGCAATCGCGCGTGCGCTGGTGCAGCCGGCCCGCCTGGTGGTGCTCGACGAGCCGACCATGCCGCTGGGCTATGGCCACCAGCAGAAGCTGCTCGAGATGATCCGCGCCTGGCAGCAGCAAGGCGTGGCGGTGATCTTCGCCAGCAATAACCTCGATCACCTGTTTGCCGTGGCCGACCGGATCGCCGTGCTGCGCCAGGGCCGCTGCGTGGCCGACTATCGCACCGATGTCACCGGCCGCGAGGAAGTTGTGTCGGCGCTGGTCGGCACCACCGATCGCCAGCAGCTCACGCCGATCATCTGGGCGCTCGACAGCTACTACCGTGCCCGCGAGCAGGCCGAGAAGCTCGGCCACCAGCAGACGCTGCTCGAGCAAAACCTGGCCGCGCAAGACTCGCTGAACCGCCAGCTGATCGACAAGCTGGCCGAGCAGGTGTCGGCGCTCGATCGCGCCAACCTGGCGCTGCAGGATGCCCAGCGCCGCCTGCTGACCGAGCGCGAACAAGAGCGCAAGTCGCTCGCGCGCGAGCTGCACGATCAGGTGATCCAGGATCTGCTCAGCGTCAACTACCAGCTCGAAGAGATCGAGGCCGAGGCCGCTCAGATCAGCGCGGCCGACGAGCTGGCCGAGGTGCGCACCAGCATCCGCGCGCTGGTCGACGATGTGCGGCGGATCTGCGGCAACCTGCGCCCGCCCACGATCGATAGCCTGGGCCTGGGCGCGGCGCTGCAATCGTACACGCGCGACTGGTCGACGCGCACCGGCGTTGGCGTGTCGCTTGATCTCGACGCCCAGCTTGGGCGCCTGCCCGAGGCGATCGAGCTGTCGATCTTCCGGATCGTGCAGGAGGGGCTGAGCAATGTGCGCAAGCACGCGCGCGCCAGCGCTGTGCGGATCAGCCTGAAGCACACCTCGCCGCGGGCGCTGCTGATCTCGATCGCCGACAACGGCCGCGGCCTGCCCAGCGGCTTCGACCTGGCCACGCTGGCGGCGGCCGGCCACTATGGCATGCTCGGCATTAGCGAGCGCGTGGCGCTGCTTGAGGGCCGGCTGCACTTGCAGAACCAGGCGGGCGGCGGCGCGCTGCTTCAGGTCGAGATCCCGCACCCGCGGGTTGAGGTGCGCGTGGCCACGCTCGATCGGTAG
- a CDS encoding response regulator: MNSPTIRLVLADDHAVVRAGIANALRELPNLEIVGEAGDGTALFAMLVQARPDVLVTDVTMPDFEPIGTIRQICAAFPALKILIVSAYDDDVYVQGLLGAGVNGYHLKDQPLSDLRLALQRVLAGERWVCSPLVDKLVRYREVATTTLALTARQRDILRCLKDGLDNHAIARRTGLSVKTIENHLTRLYRQINVQSRLEAVTFLRQHPEALGFADLPIGVSTGASEAANPQHLAILIVDDNLRYRTQMRRMVGKTCPNAAIYEAENTQTALKLAGDTHPQLAFIDVVLGDEHGIELARQLHALSPSTRMILISAYPDREFRRLGLAAGAVAFLDKKDIDAAALRALIDDLSG; the protein is encoded by the coding sequence ATGAACAGCCCAACTATCCGGCTGGTGCTGGCCGACGACCACGCCGTGGTGCGTGCCGGCATCGCCAATGCGCTACGCGAGCTGCCGAACCTCGAGATCGTTGGCGAGGCCGGTGACGGCACCGCGCTCTTTGCCATGCTGGTGCAGGCCCGGCCCGACGTGCTCGTGACCGACGTGACCATGCCCGATTTCGAGCCGATCGGCACGATCCGCCAGATCTGCGCGGCCTTTCCAGCGCTGAAGATCCTGATTGTGAGCGCCTACGACGACGACGTGTATGTGCAGGGCCTGCTGGGTGCCGGCGTGAACGGCTACCACCTCAAGGATCAGCCGCTGAGCGACCTGCGGCTGGCGCTGCAGCGCGTACTTGCCGGCGAGCGCTGGGTCTGTAGCCCGCTGGTCGATAAGCTCGTGCGCTACCGCGAGGTCGCTACCACCACGCTGGCGCTGACGGCGCGCCAGCGCGATATCCTGCGCTGCCTCAAAGATGGGCTCGACAACCACGCGATTGCCCGGCGCACCGGCCTGAGCGTCAAGACGATCGAGAACCACCTGACCCGGCTATACCGGCAGATCAATGTGCAGAGCCGGCTCGAGGCCGTGACGTTTTTGCGCCAGCATCCCGAGGCGCTCGGCTTTGCCGATCTGCCGATCGGCGTATCGACCGGCGCGAGCGAGGCGGCCAACCCGCAGCACCTGGCGATCTTGATCGTCGACGATAACCTGCGCTACCGCACCCAGATGCGCCGTATGGTTGGGAAGACCTGCCCGAACGCGGCGATCTACGAGGCCGAGAATACCCAGACCGCGCTCAAGCTGGCGGGCGATACCCATCCGCAGCTGGCCTTCATCGATGTGGTGCTGGGCGACGAGCACGGCATCGAGCTTGCCCGCCAGCTGCACGCGCTCTCACCGTCCACGCGCATGATCTTGATCAGCGCCTACCCCGACCGCGAGTTCCGCCGGCTGGGCCTGGCTGCCGGCGCCGTGGCATTCCTCGATAAGAAAGACATTGACGCCGCCGCGCTGCGTGCGCTGATCGATGATCTGAGCGGCTAG